In Collimonas arenae, a single genomic region encodes these proteins:
- a CDS encoding helix-turn-helix domain-containing protein, which produces MDDQAKLRDKTLSKLVGARLAARRKELKLTQADLAEKLGIEKESVSRLETGVISASLGRLSTLADALDLSMESLLRDVSAHPSDQAASLIAAIEDLPEKKRALVLRTATELAMILKTDK; this is translated from the coding sequence TTGGACGATCAGGCAAAACTGCGCGACAAAACACTTTCCAAACTGGTTGGCGCTCGTTTGGCGGCGAGGCGCAAGGAACTGAAACTTACGCAAGCGGACCTGGCAGAAAAACTGGGAATCGAGAAGGAAAGCGTTTCACGTCTGGAAACGGGCGTTATATCTGCCTCTCTGGGAAGGCTTTCGACTCTGGCTGATGCGCTGGATCTTTCGATGGAAAGCCTGCTGCGCGATGTATCAGCTCATCCTAGCGATCAGGCGGCAAGCCTGATTGCGGCAATTGAAGATTTACCCGAGAAAAAGCGTGCCTTGGTTCTTCGCACTGCAACAGAGTTGGCAATGATTTTAAAGACAGACAAATAA